From the Parasedimentitalea marina genome, one window contains:
- the gspG gene encoding type II secretion system major pseudopilin GspG, producing the protein MTHPSAQPGCCPPRRDAGFSLLELMVVVVILSVLALVIVPRVIDRPDQARAVRAQSDIAAISSAVKLYRLDNYRYPTTEQGLLALVTRPSGDPVPANWAENGYMDRLPVDPWGQPYLYLSPGVHGEFDIFSYGANGVVGGTGTEADIGSWALN; encoded by the coding sequence ATGACGCATCCCAGCGCCCAGCCCGGCTGCTGCCCGCCCCGCCGAGATGCAGGCTTTTCCCTGTTGGAGCTGATGGTGGTCGTGGTCATCCTTTCCGTGCTTGCATTGGTGATCGTGCCCCGCGTCATCGATCGCCCGGATCAGGCCCGCGCGGTGCGCGCGCAATCTGATATTGCTGCCATCTCCAGTGCGGTGAAACTCTACCGGCTCGACAACTATCGATACCCCACAACTGAGCAGGGCCTCCTGGCGCTGGTCACCCGGCCGAGCGGCGATCCAGTGCCCGCCAACTGGGCTGAAAACGGGTATATGGACCGGTTGCCGGTGGATCCCTGGGGTCAACCTTATCTGTATCTTTCACCTGGGGTTCATGGCGAGTTCGACATTTTCAGCTATGGCGCCAACGGAGTGGTCGGCGGCACCGGTACAGAGGCGGACATAGGTTCTTGGGCCTTAAATTAG
- a CDS encoding SEL1-like repeat protein, whose protein sequence is MTSSLSWRLAFCFTLWLSQPLSLQAQETLADWRDVPVAQLEQGAQNGVADAQYALGLRLEKGRGLLQNFALAATWFTRAADQGHAAAQHRLGQYYFDGIGVETNAQAALNWLRKAAQAGDATYLYDLARVLETQPEGKPLAADLYQQAADLGHQEAAVSLAVLYQNGTGVAQDFARALQLYEGPAAAGQARAQNNLGLLYVRGNGVQQDYVRAAALFQAAADQGLALAMGNLATMYENGFGVPLDEALAVELHQLAARKNSAKTGNLHPGWVFDTRLAPPDSSAEALERLRQGVTRGDPLAGFLLGWHHLQKTETSQEEFRQAARLLRSSAEAGYPPAMANLGLMYFEGRALPQDYVLGYMWLVLAASAGQPEAPELAVVLSARMTQSQLVEAQELAVIKGGDQLANR, encoded by the coding sequence GTGACCTCGTCTCTGAGCTGGCGCCTGGCTTTCTGTTTTACCCTTTGGCTGTCGCAGCCCCTGTCATTGCAGGCGCAGGAAACGCTTGCCGATTGGCGGGACGTACCTGTTGCGCAGCTTGAACAGGGGGCCCAGAACGGGGTGGCTGATGCGCAATACGCCCTGGGACTGCGGCTGGAAAAGGGCCGTGGCCTGCTGCAGAATTTTGCCCTTGCCGCGACATGGTTCACGCGGGCGGCCGATCAGGGACATGCGGCGGCGCAACACCGGTTGGGCCAGTATTATTTTGATGGCATAGGGGTGGAGACAAACGCACAGGCCGCTTTGAACTGGCTGCGCAAGGCAGCGCAGGCCGGAGATGCGACGTATCTCTATGATCTGGCGCGCGTGCTGGAAACACAGCCCGAGGGGAAACCTCTGGCGGCTGATCTGTATCAACAGGCTGCGGATCTGGGGCATCAGGAGGCGGCGGTAAGCCTGGCTGTGCTGTATCAAAACGGCACTGGGGTGGCTCAAGATTTTGCCAGGGCATTGCAGCTTTATGAGGGGCCGGCGGCGGCGGGGCAGGCGCGGGCGCAGAACAATCTGGGACTGCTCTACGTGCGTGGAAATGGCGTGCAGCAGGATTATGTCCGGGCTGCCGCGCTGTTTCAGGCTGCTGCAGATCAAGGATTGGCGTTGGCCATGGGCAATCTGGCCACCATGTATGAGAATGGATTTGGCGTGCCGCTGGATGAGGCGCTGGCTGTCGAATTGCATCAGCTTGCCGCGCGAAAAAACAGCGCCAAGACTGGCAACCTGCACCCAGGGTGGGTCTTTGATACCCGTCTGGCGCCTCCGGACAGCAGCGCCGAGGCGCTAGAGCGCCTGCGTCAAGGGGTCACGCGCGGGGATCCTCTGGCCGGCTTTTTGCTGGGCTGGCACCATCTGCAGAAAACGGAAACCTCACAGGAAGAATTTCGCCAGGCGGCGCGGCTTTTGCGGTCCTCGGCAGAGGCAGGGTACCCGCCAGCCATGGCCAATCTGGGCCTTATGTATTTTGAAGGTCGGGCGCTGCCACAGGACTATGTTCTTGGATATATGTGGCTGGTGCTGGCCGCCAGTGCCGGGCAGCCCGAAGCCCCGGAACTGGCGGTTGTACTTTCCGCACGGATGACCCAGAGCCAGCTTGTTGAAGCGCAAGAGCTGGCCGTCATAAAGGGCGGCGATCAATTGGCGAACAGATAA
- a CDS encoding prepilin peptidase — protein sequence MSTDLLFVLLLAPAIGSFLGVLVDRLTRGEDVIRRRSACRNCKTVLAPRDLIPIVSFALVRGHCRHCAAPIPAWLLYIEILATGAAVLAVAAGGTVATVLLSCLLLWLLIGLAVADLLWFRLPDGLTLALFLTVLIGAWQADTLTLTLWGALLGGGSFWGLRVGYRLLRGRQGLGFGDVKLMVGLGGFSGPYDLPLMVLLAALSGLGAALVLAWRGGDVRSLGQRALPFGTALCAAAAVLWLLRAAGVMVPVGRWV from the coding sequence ATGAGTACAGATCTGCTGTTTGTGCTTTTGCTGGCTCCGGCTATTGGCTCCTTTCTTGGGGTCCTGGTCGACCGGCTGACCCGGGGGGAGGACGTGATTCGGCGCCGCTCTGCCTGCCGCAACTGCAAGACGGTGCTGGCGCCCCGCGACCTTATTCCAATCGTCTCTTTTGCTCTGGTGCGCGGCCACTGTCGCCATTGCGCTGCGCCGATTCCGGCCTGGTTGCTCTATATTGAGATCCTGGCCACAGGGGCGGCGGTGCTGGCGGTGGCAGCCGGGGGGACGGTTGCCACTGTGCTGCTGTCCTGTCTGCTCCTGTGGCTCCTGATTGGTCTGGCGGTGGCGGACCTGTTGTGGTTCCGGTTGCCGGACGGGCTGACCCTGGCTCTGTTTTTGACTGTTTTGATTGGAGCCTGGCAGGCGGACACTTTGACGCTGACCCTCTGGGGCGCGCTGTTGGGGGGCGGCAGTTTTTGGGGGCTGCGGGTGGGCTACAGGCTTTTGCGTGGTCGCCAGGGGCTGGGGTTTGGAGATGTCAAACTGATGGTGGGGCTCGGCGGTTTTTCTGGCCCCTATGATCTTCCCCTGATGGTGCTGTTGGCGGCGCTTTCGGGGTTGGGCGCGGCGCTGGTCCTGGCATGGCGGGGCGGGGACGTCAGGTCGTTGGGTCAACGCGCGTTACCTTTTGGCACAGCGCTCTGTGCAGCAGCAGCAGTGCTTTGGCTTCTGCGTGCCGCCGGGGTGATGGTCCCAGTGGGCCGTTGGGTTTGA
- a CDS encoding prepilin-type N-terminal cleavage/methylation domain-containing protein: MPEQLTPQARTSGLTLVELAVAILVLAIGSMAALRATDQSRLSIGSEMPRILARLAARNRAEELQLYGPGHALPGQVTLAGQPISIETHSETTAGGLLLSRITARAVSGEAAMLVVYLPPGCDGETIAAGSWPQPP, encoded by the coding sequence ATGCCAGAGCAATTGACCCCGCAAGCGCGCACCTCCGGGCTGACACTGGTCGAGCTTGCCGTGGCCATCCTGGTGCTGGCCATCGGCAGCATGGCAGCGCTGCGGGCCACTGATCAGTCACGCCTGAGCATCGGCAGCGAGATGCCCCGGATTCTGGCCCGGCTGGCCGCCCGCAATCGCGCCGAGGAACTGCAGCTTTACGGTCCTGGCCACGCGCTCCCCGGTCAGGTTACCCTGGCGGGTCAGCCCATTTCCATTGAAACCCACTCTGAAACCACCGCAGGCGGGCTGTTGCTCAGCAGGATCACCGCGCGCGCCGTATCTGGTGAAGCGGCGATGCTGGTGGTTTATCTGCCGCCCGGGTGCGACGGTGAAACTATCGCAGCAGGATCATGGCCTCAGCCTCCTTGA
- a CDS encoding Calx-beta domain-containing protein: MTQCSAVVTLSANDNGAEANGGSTDSVGFTVSLSPSSSQDTVISYSLGGSATSGTDFVTPTGSVTVVAGDTSATIELTVLEDGLIEGSETLTLTLTAVTSGAPGVTLSTTTSDLTRSSTITDDDFAVVSVTNDDLTASENGTDTAAMSFVLLGQPTQDVQLAFAGDAQCSVSPQR, translated from the coding sequence ATGACCCAATGCTCTGCCGTGGTCACGCTGAGTGCCAATGATAACGGCGCCGAAGCCAATGGCGGCAGCACCGATAGCGTCGGCTTTACCGTGAGCCTGAGCCCGAGCTCGTCTCAGGATACCGTGATCAGCTACAGTCTGGGCGGCAGCGCCACCTCGGGCACGGATTTCGTGACACCCACAGGCAGCGTCACGGTTGTGGCGGGCGACACCTCTGCCACGATCGAATTGACGGTGCTGGAAGACGGGCTGATCGAAGGCAGTGAAACCCTGACCCTGACCCTGACTGCGGTTACCTCCGGTGCACCCGGCGTTACCCTGTCGACCACCACATCGGACCTGACCCGCAGCAGCACGATCACCGATGACGATTTTGCCGTGGTCTCCGTGACCAATGACGATCTGACCGCTTCGGAAAATGGCACTGATACCGCTGCCATGTCCTTTGTTCTGCTGGGCCAGCCGACACAGGATGTGCAACTGGCCTTTGCCGGTGATGCGCAATGTAGCGTCTCCCCGCAACGCTGA
- a CDS encoding SEL1-like repeat protein — translation MTLSKTTFPLMALLALSPIWPSAPWAQEAGAETATALPEMADIEQAWAQGNFVFARQGLKRRAEETGAALAQYRYGRVLLEGRGGPTDREAARLWLEKAAAQTHVEASVLLARIYLSAPEGDPVSQPARAARLFKSAAARGNSEAQYYLGLLYRSGVGVTAHPEEAFTWLLAASENGHIEAQFELSRAYARGEGIAEDAKQALRWMQEAADAGHGEAQFFLAYALDRGQGVEQNRRAAVDWLLRSAETGFGQAQLALGRKYLTGDGVAARPAEAQRWLEAAAAQGSAAAATVLGTALRGAHGVPADPALAVRWLKAASDAGVAEASFTLGQIREAGDAAAPDLQDAVVLYRLAVDQGSAVAEQHLGSLAATGALDGLLAPHRAIPWVVAAAEAGNPAAADWLSQQAAAGLRPAQTAFGLWLLTQEDRSGEISVQAADQFQAAAETGDVEAQHNLGRLYIQGQGVDQDYVMAHKWFNIAAAGGHRDALKMRGVVADLMTPEQVAKAQTAARGFVERPPAALSEETSEGISQ, via the coding sequence ATGACACTTTCAAAAACCACTTTTCCACTTATGGCTCTTCTGGCGTTGTCGCCCATCTGGCCTTCTGCTCCTTGGGCACAGGAGGCGGGTGCGGAAACAGCGACCGCCCTGCCAGAGATGGCAGATATCGAACAGGCCTGGGCGCAGGGAAATTTTGTTTTTGCCCGGCAGGGGTTAAAACGCCGTGCCGAAGAAACCGGGGCGGCCCTGGCACAGTACCGCTATGGGCGGGTCTTGCTGGAAGGTCGCGGTGGACCCACAGATCGTGAGGCGGCCCGGCTCTGGTTAGAGAAGGCGGCGGCGCAGACCCATGTGGAGGCCTCGGTGCTGCTGGCCAGGATTTATCTCAGCGCCCCCGAGGGAGATCCCGTCAGCCAGCCCGCCCGCGCGGCGCGGCTGTTCAAATCTGCGGCGGCGCGGGGCAACAGTGAGGCGCAATATTATCTGGGTCTGCTGTATCGCAGTGGTGTTGGGGTAACAGCGCATCCAGAGGAAGCGTTTACCTGGCTGCTGGCGGCTTCGGAGAACGGTCATATAGAGGCACAATTTGAGCTGAGCCGGGCCTATGCACGCGGGGAAGGCATCGCGGAGGATGCCAAACAGGCGCTGCGCTGGATGCAGGAAGCCGCTGATGCAGGCCATGGTGAGGCGCAGTTCTTTTTGGCCTATGCGCTGGACCGCGGACAGGGGGTAGAACAGAACCGAAGGGCGGCCGTTGACTGGTTGCTGCGCTCGGCCGAAACCGGCTTTGGTCAGGCGCAATTGGCACTGGGGCGCAAATATCTGACAGGAGACGGAGTCGCGGCCCGTCCCGCCGAGGCGCAGCGCTGGCTGGAAGCGGCGGCGGCGCAGGGCAGCGCGGCGGCGGCCACCGTGCTGGGGACCGCCTTGCGCGGCGCCCATGGGGTTCCTGCTGACCCGGCGCTGGCGGTGCGTTGGCTAAAGGCAGCCTCCGATGCAGGGGTGGCTGAGGCCAGTTTTACGTTAGGACAGATACGCGAAGCGGGAGACGCCGCTGCACCAGACCTTCAGGACGCGGTGGTGCTGTACCGGCTGGCAGTGGACCAAGGCAGCGCGGTGGCAGAGCAGCATCTGGGCAGTTTGGCGGCGACCGGCGCGCTCGACGGGCTGTTGGCGCCGCACCGTGCCATACCCTGGGTCGTGGCTGCGGCCGAGGCTGGAAATCCGGCCGCCGCGGATTGGTTATCGCAGCAGGCCGCTGCCGGTCTACGTCCGGCCCAGACGGCCTTTGGCCTTTGGTTGCTGACGCAGGAAGACAGGTCCGGAGAGATTTCGGTCCAGGCCGCTGACCAGTTTCAAGCGGCCGCTGAAACCGGCGATGTGGAGGCCCAACACAATCTTGGACGTCTTTATATTCAGGGTCAGGGTGTGGACCAGGACTATGTCATGGCCCACAAATGGTTCAACATCGCGGCCGCAGGCGGTCACCGGGATGCGCTGAAGATGCGCGGCGTGGTGGCTGATTTGATGACACCGGAGCAGGTCGCAAAAGCGCAGACCGCGGCAAGAGGGTTTGTTGAGCGCCCGCCTGCGGCGTTGTCAGAAGAGACCTCCGAAGGAATTTCACAGTGA